The proteins below come from a single Takifugu rubripes chromosome 10, fTakRub1.2, whole genome shotgun sequence genomic window:
- the tfap2a gene encoding transcription factor AP-2-alpha isoform X4 → MSMMGKMEEWQDRHDGTSNGTARLPQLGGVGQSPYTSAPPLSHTPNSDFQPPYFPPPYQPIYPQSQDPYSHVNDPYSLNSLHAQPQPQHPGWSGQRQAQESGLLHQHRSLPHQLCRDYRREVLLPSGHGLDSGLSDSIPIHGIPHSLEDVQPVEDQGVHIPDQTVIKKGPVSLSKNNNISAIPINKDGLFGGVTNPNEVFCSVPGRLSLLSSTSKYKVTVAEVQRRLSPPECLNASLLGGVLRRAKSKNGGRSLREKLDKIGLNLPAGRRKAANVTLLTSLVEGEAVHLARDFGYVCETEFPAKAVAEYVNRQHTDPNEQVQRKNMLLATKQVCKEFTDLLSQDRSPLGNSRPQPILEPGIQSCLTHFSLISHGFGAPALCAAVTAFQNYLTEAIKAMDKMYLNNNPNGHSDNGTKGDKDEKHRK, encoded by the exons ATGTCAATGATGGGCAAAATGGAGGAATGGCAG GACCGTCACGACGGCACCAGCAACGGGACAGCCAGGCTACCTCAACTGGGCGGCGTGGGCCAGAGTCCCTACACAAGCGCCCCaccgctctcacacacaccgaaCTCGGACTTCCAGCCCCCGTACTTCCCCCCACCCTACCAGCCTATCTATCCGCAGTCTCAGGACCCTTATTCGCACGTCAATGACCCGTACTCCCTGAATTCCCTTCACGCCCAGCCGCAGCCGCAGCACCCCGGCTGGTCGGGCCAGAGACAGGCACAAGAGAGCGGCCTGCTGCACCAGCACCGCAGCCTGCCCCACCAGCTGTGCCGGGATTACCGCAGGGAAGTGCTCCTACCGTCCGGCCACGGTCTCGACTCGGGACTGTCGGACTCTATCCCTATCCATGGAATACCTCACTCTTTAGAAGACGTTCAG CCTGTTGAGGACCAAGGAGTTCACATTCCCGACCAGACTGTAATTAAAAAAG GTCCAGTTTCTTTATCGAAAAACAACAATATCTCCGCCATCCCCATAAACAAGGACGGGCTTTTTGGAGGGGTGACAAACCCCAACGAGGTGTTCTGTTCGGTTCCGGGTCGCCTGTCTCTCCTGAGCTCCACATCAAAGTACAAGGTCACGGTAGCGGAGGTGCAGAGACGCCTCTCGCCGCCCGAGTGCCTCAACGCCTCCTTGCTCGGCGGGGTTCTGAGGAG GGCCAAGTCTAAAAACGGAGGAAGATCCTTGAGGGAGAAGCTGGATAAAATCGGCTTGAATCTACCTGCGGGAAGACGCAAAGCAGCCAACGTCACCTTGCTGACGTCACTAGTGGAAG gcGAGGCGGTACATCTTGCCAGAGATTTTGGTTATGTATGCGAAACCGAGTTTCCAGCCAAGGCGGTAGCTGAATATGTAAACCGTCAACACACCGACCCAAACGAACAAGTCCAAAGAAAAAACATGCTGCTGGCCACGAA GCAAGTCTGCAAAGAGTTCACAGACCTGCTGTCCCAGGATCGCTCGCCTTTGGGGAACTCACGGCCGCAGCCTATTCTTGAACCGGGAATCCAGAGCTGTTTGACCCATTTCAGTCTCATCTCCCACGGTTTCGGGGCCCCTGCATTATGCGCGGCCGTCACAGCCTTTCAGAACTATCTGACCGAGGCTATCAAAGCCATGGACAAAATGTACCTCAACAACAACCCCAACGGTCACTCAGATAACGGCACTAAAGGAGACAAAGACGAGAAGCACAGAAAGTGA
- the tfap2a gene encoding transcription factor AP-2-alpha isoform X2, with protein MEDISLSESEVENKRTSGRNWTVRMPRASSVAGVSPKSEDRHDGTSNGTARLPQLGGVGQSPYTSAPPLSHTPNSDFQPPYFPPPYQPIYPQSQDPYSHVNDPYSLNSLHAQPQPQHPGWSGQRQAQESGLLHQHRSLPHQLCRDYRREVLLPSGHGLDSGLSDSIPIHGIPHSLEDVQPVEDQGVHIPDQTVIKKGPVSLSKNNNISAIPINKDGLFGGVTNPNEVFCSVPGRLSLLSSTSKYKVTVAEVQRRLSPPECLNASLLGGVLRRAKSKNGGRSLREKLDKIGLNLPAGRRKAANVTLLTSLVEGEAVHLARDFGYVCETEFPAKAVAEYVNRQHTDPNEQVQRKNMLLATKQVCKEFTDLLSQDRSPLGNSRPQPILEPGIQSCLTHFSLISHGFGAPALCAAVTAFQNYLTEAIKAMDKMYLNNNPNGHSDNGTKGDKDEKHRK; from the exons ATGGAGGACATTTCGCTGTCGGAGTCTGAGGTGGAAAACAAAAGGACAAGTGGTAGAAATTGGACGGTCCGAATGCCCAGAGCGTCGTCTGTTGCCGGAGTTTCGCCCAAATCGGAG GACCGTCACGACGGCACCAGCAACGGGACAGCCAGGCTACCTCAACTGGGCGGCGTGGGCCAGAGTCCCTACACAAGCGCCCCaccgctctcacacacaccgaaCTCGGACTTCCAGCCCCCGTACTTCCCCCCACCCTACCAGCCTATCTATCCGCAGTCTCAGGACCCTTATTCGCACGTCAATGACCCGTACTCCCTGAATTCCCTTCACGCCCAGCCGCAGCCGCAGCACCCCGGCTGGTCGGGCCAGAGACAGGCACAAGAGAGCGGCCTGCTGCACCAGCACCGCAGCCTGCCCCACCAGCTGTGCCGGGATTACCGCAGGGAAGTGCTCCTACCGTCCGGCCACGGTCTCGACTCGGGACTGTCGGACTCTATCCCTATCCATGGAATACCTCACTCTTTAGAAGACGTTCAG CCTGTTGAGGACCAAGGAGTTCACATTCCCGACCAGACTGTAATTAAAAAAG GTCCAGTTTCTTTATCGAAAAACAACAATATCTCCGCCATCCCCATAAACAAGGACGGGCTTTTTGGAGGGGTGACAAACCCCAACGAGGTGTTCTGTTCGGTTCCGGGTCGCCTGTCTCTCCTGAGCTCCACATCAAAGTACAAGGTCACGGTAGCGGAGGTGCAGAGACGCCTCTCGCCGCCCGAGTGCCTCAACGCCTCCTTGCTCGGCGGGGTTCTGAGGAG GGCCAAGTCTAAAAACGGAGGAAGATCCTTGAGGGAGAAGCTGGATAAAATCGGCTTGAATCTACCTGCGGGAAGACGCAAAGCAGCCAACGTCACCTTGCTGACGTCACTAGTGGAAG gcGAGGCGGTACATCTTGCCAGAGATTTTGGTTATGTATGCGAAACCGAGTTTCCAGCCAAGGCGGTAGCTGAATATGTAAACCGTCAACACACCGACCCAAACGAACAAGTCCAAAGAAAAAACATGCTGCTGGCCACGAA GCAAGTCTGCAAAGAGTTCACAGACCTGCTGTCCCAGGATCGCTCGCCTTTGGGGAACTCACGGCCGCAGCCTATTCTTGAACCGGGAATCCAGAGCTGTTTGACCCATTTCAGTCTCATCTCCCACGGTTTCGGGGCCCCTGCATTATGCGCGGCCGTCACAGCCTTTCAGAACTATCTGACCGAGGCTATCAAAGCCATGGACAAAATGTACCTCAACAACAACCCCAACGGTCACTCAGATAACGGCACTAAAGGAGACAAAGACGAGAAGCACAGAAAGTGA
- the tfap2a gene encoding transcription factor AP-2-alpha isoform X1, with protein sequence MKMLWKLTDNIKYEDCEFVGTLSLGGLKRKRRINAAGRSMEDISLSESEVENKRTSGRNWTVRMPRASSVAGVSPKSEDRHDGTSNGTARLPQLGGVGQSPYTSAPPLSHTPNSDFQPPYFPPPYQPIYPQSQDPYSHVNDPYSLNSLHAQPQPQHPGWSGQRQAQESGLLHQHRSLPHQLCRDYRREVLLPSGHGLDSGLSDSIPIHGIPHSLEDVQPVEDQGVHIPDQTVIKKGPVSLSKNNNISAIPINKDGLFGGVTNPNEVFCSVPGRLSLLSSTSKYKVTVAEVQRRLSPPECLNASLLGGVLRRAKSKNGGRSLREKLDKIGLNLPAGRRKAANVTLLTSLVEGEAVHLARDFGYVCETEFPAKAVAEYVNRQHTDPNEQVQRKNMLLATKQVCKEFTDLLSQDRSPLGNSRPQPILEPGIQSCLTHFSLISHGFGAPALCAAVTAFQNYLTEAIKAMDKMYLNNNPNGHSDNGTKGDKDEKHRK encoded by the exons ATGAAAATGCTTTGGAAATTAACTGATAACATAAAATATGAAGATTGCGAG TTCGTTGGGACTCTCAGTTTGGGGGGATTGAAGAGAAAACGCCGGATTAACGCGGCAGGCAGAAGCATGGAGGACATTTCGCTGTCGGAGTCTGAGGTGGAAAACAAAAGGACAAGTGGTAGAAATTGGACGGTCCGAATGCCCAGAGCGTCGTCTGTTGCCGGAGTTTCGCCCAAATCGGAG GACCGTCACGACGGCACCAGCAACGGGACAGCCAGGCTACCTCAACTGGGCGGCGTGGGCCAGAGTCCCTACACAAGCGCCCCaccgctctcacacacaccgaaCTCGGACTTCCAGCCCCCGTACTTCCCCCCACCCTACCAGCCTATCTATCCGCAGTCTCAGGACCCTTATTCGCACGTCAATGACCCGTACTCCCTGAATTCCCTTCACGCCCAGCCGCAGCCGCAGCACCCCGGCTGGTCGGGCCAGAGACAGGCACAAGAGAGCGGCCTGCTGCACCAGCACCGCAGCCTGCCCCACCAGCTGTGCCGGGATTACCGCAGGGAAGTGCTCCTACCGTCCGGCCACGGTCTCGACTCGGGACTGTCGGACTCTATCCCTATCCATGGAATACCTCACTCTTTAGAAGACGTTCAG CCTGTTGAGGACCAAGGAGTTCACATTCCCGACCAGACTGTAATTAAAAAAG GTCCAGTTTCTTTATCGAAAAACAACAATATCTCCGCCATCCCCATAAACAAGGACGGGCTTTTTGGAGGGGTGACAAACCCCAACGAGGTGTTCTGTTCGGTTCCGGGTCGCCTGTCTCTCCTGAGCTCCACATCAAAGTACAAGGTCACGGTAGCGGAGGTGCAGAGACGCCTCTCGCCGCCCGAGTGCCTCAACGCCTCCTTGCTCGGCGGGGTTCTGAGGAG GGCCAAGTCTAAAAACGGAGGAAGATCCTTGAGGGAGAAGCTGGATAAAATCGGCTTGAATCTACCTGCGGGAAGACGCAAAGCAGCCAACGTCACCTTGCTGACGTCACTAGTGGAAG gcGAGGCGGTACATCTTGCCAGAGATTTTGGTTATGTATGCGAAACCGAGTTTCCAGCCAAGGCGGTAGCTGAATATGTAAACCGTCAACACACCGACCCAAACGAACAAGTCCAAAGAAAAAACATGCTGCTGGCCACGAA GCAAGTCTGCAAAGAGTTCACAGACCTGCTGTCCCAGGATCGCTCGCCTTTGGGGAACTCACGGCCGCAGCCTATTCTTGAACCGGGAATCCAGAGCTGTTTGACCCATTTCAGTCTCATCTCCCACGGTTTCGGGGCCCCTGCATTATGCGCGGCCGTCACAGCCTTTCAGAACTATCTGACCGAGGCTATCAAAGCCATGGACAAAATGTACCTCAACAACAACCCCAACGGTCACTCAGATAACGGCACTAAAGGAGACAAAGACGAGAAGCACAGAAAGTGA
- the tfap2a gene encoding transcription factor AP-2-alpha isoform X3: protein MKMLWKLTDNIKYEDCEDRHDGTSNGTARLPQLGGVGQSPYTSAPPLSHTPNSDFQPPYFPPPYQPIYPQSQDPYSHVNDPYSLNSLHAQPQPQHPGWSGQRQAQESGLLHQHRSLPHQLCRDYRREVLLPSGHGLDSGLSDSIPIHGIPHSLEDVQPVEDQGVHIPDQTVIKKGPVSLSKNNNISAIPINKDGLFGGVTNPNEVFCSVPGRLSLLSSTSKYKVTVAEVQRRLSPPECLNASLLGGVLRRAKSKNGGRSLREKLDKIGLNLPAGRRKAANVTLLTSLVEGEAVHLARDFGYVCETEFPAKAVAEYVNRQHTDPNEQVQRKNMLLATKQVCKEFTDLLSQDRSPLGNSRPQPILEPGIQSCLTHFSLISHGFGAPALCAAVTAFQNYLTEAIKAMDKMYLNNNPNGHSDNGTKGDKDEKHRK, encoded by the exons ATGAAAATGCTTTGGAAATTAACTGATAACATAAAATATGAAGATTGCGAG GACCGTCACGACGGCACCAGCAACGGGACAGCCAGGCTACCTCAACTGGGCGGCGTGGGCCAGAGTCCCTACACAAGCGCCCCaccgctctcacacacaccgaaCTCGGACTTCCAGCCCCCGTACTTCCCCCCACCCTACCAGCCTATCTATCCGCAGTCTCAGGACCCTTATTCGCACGTCAATGACCCGTACTCCCTGAATTCCCTTCACGCCCAGCCGCAGCCGCAGCACCCCGGCTGGTCGGGCCAGAGACAGGCACAAGAGAGCGGCCTGCTGCACCAGCACCGCAGCCTGCCCCACCAGCTGTGCCGGGATTACCGCAGGGAAGTGCTCCTACCGTCCGGCCACGGTCTCGACTCGGGACTGTCGGACTCTATCCCTATCCATGGAATACCTCACTCTTTAGAAGACGTTCAG CCTGTTGAGGACCAAGGAGTTCACATTCCCGACCAGACTGTAATTAAAAAAG GTCCAGTTTCTTTATCGAAAAACAACAATATCTCCGCCATCCCCATAAACAAGGACGGGCTTTTTGGAGGGGTGACAAACCCCAACGAGGTGTTCTGTTCGGTTCCGGGTCGCCTGTCTCTCCTGAGCTCCACATCAAAGTACAAGGTCACGGTAGCGGAGGTGCAGAGACGCCTCTCGCCGCCCGAGTGCCTCAACGCCTCCTTGCTCGGCGGGGTTCTGAGGAG GGCCAAGTCTAAAAACGGAGGAAGATCCTTGAGGGAGAAGCTGGATAAAATCGGCTTGAATCTACCTGCGGGAAGACGCAAAGCAGCCAACGTCACCTTGCTGACGTCACTAGTGGAAG gcGAGGCGGTACATCTTGCCAGAGATTTTGGTTATGTATGCGAAACCGAGTTTCCAGCCAAGGCGGTAGCTGAATATGTAAACCGTCAACACACCGACCCAAACGAACAAGTCCAAAGAAAAAACATGCTGCTGGCCACGAA GCAAGTCTGCAAAGAGTTCACAGACCTGCTGTCCCAGGATCGCTCGCCTTTGGGGAACTCACGGCCGCAGCCTATTCTTGAACCGGGAATCCAGAGCTGTTTGACCCATTTCAGTCTCATCTCCCACGGTTTCGGGGCCCCTGCATTATGCGCGGCCGTCACAGCCTTTCAGAACTATCTGACCGAGGCTATCAAAGCCATGGACAAAATGTACCTCAACAACAACCCCAACGGTCACTCAGATAACGGCACTAAAGGAGACAAAGACGAGAAGCACAGAAAGTGA
- the tfap2a gene encoding transcription factor AP-2-alpha isoform X5, whose protein sequence is MLVHSFSAMDRHDGTSNGTARLPQLGGVGQSPYTSAPPLSHTPNSDFQPPYFPPPYQPIYPQSQDPYSHVNDPYSLNSLHAQPQPQHPGWSGQRQAQESGLLHQHRSLPHQLCRDYRREVLLPSGHGLDSGLSDSIPIHGIPHSLEDVQPVEDQGVHIPDQTVIKKGPVSLSKNNNISAIPINKDGLFGGVTNPNEVFCSVPGRLSLLSSTSKYKVTVAEVQRRLSPPECLNASLLGGVLRRAKSKNGGRSLREKLDKIGLNLPAGRRKAANVTLLTSLVEGEAVHLARDFGYVCETEFPAKAVAEYVNRQHTDPNEQVQRKNMLLATKQVCKEFTDLLSQDRSPLGNSRPQPILEPGIQSCLTHFSLISHGFGAPALCAAVTAFQNYLTEAIKAMDKMYLNNNPNGHSDNGTKGDKDEKHRK, encoded by the exons ATGTTAGTGCACAGTTTTTCCGCGATG GACCGTCACGACGGCACCAGCAACGGGACAGCCAGGCTACCTCAACTGGGCGGCGTGGGCCAGAGTCCCTACACAAGCGCCCCaccgctctcacacacaccgaaCTCGGACTTCCAGCCCCCGTACTTCCCCCCACCCTACCAGCCTATCTATCCGCAGTCTCAGGACCCTTATTCGCACGTCAATGACCCGTACTCCCTGAATTCCCTTCACGCCCAGCCGCAGCCGCAGCACCCCGGCTGGTCGGGCCAGAGACAGGCACAAGAGAGCGGCCTGCTGCACCAGCACCGCAGCCTGCCCCACCAGCTGTGCCGGGATTACCGCAGGGAAGTGCTCCTACCGTCCGGCCACGGTCTCGACTCGGGACTGTCGGACTCTATCCCTATCCATGGAATACCTCACTCTTTAGAAGACGTTCAG CCTGTTGAGGACCAAGGAGTTCACATTCCCGACCAGACTGTAATTAAAAAAG GTCCAGTTTCTTTATCGAAAAACAACAATATCTCCGCCATCCCCATAAACAAGGACGGGCTTTTTGGAGGGGTGACAAACCCCAACGAGGTGTTCTGTTCGGTTCCGGGTCGCCTGTCTCTCCTGAGCTCCACATCAAAGTACAAGGTCACGGTAGCGGAGGTGCAGAGACGCCTCTCGCCGCCCGAGTGCCTCAACGCCTCCTTGCTCGGCGGGGTTCTGAGGAG GGCCAAGTCTAAAAACGGAGGAAGATCCTTGAGGGAGAAGCTGGATAAAATCGGCTTGAATCTACCTGCGGGAAGACGCAAAGCAGCCAACGTCACCTTGCTGACGTCACTAGTGGAAG gcGAGGCGGTACATCTTGCCAGAGATTTTGGTTATGTATGCGAAACCGAGTTTCCAGCCAAGGCGGTAGCTGAATATGTAAACCGTCAACACACCGACCCAAACGAACAAGTCCAAAGAAAAAACATGCTGCTGGCCACGAA GCAAGTCTGCAAAGAGTTCACAGACCTGCTGTCCCAGGATCGCTCGCCTTTGGGGAACTCACGGCCGCAGCCTATTCTTGAACCGGGAATCCAGAGCTGTTTGACCCATTTCAGTCTCATCTCCCACGGTTTCGGGGCCCCTGCATTATGCGCGGCCGTCACAGCCTTTCAGAACTATCTGACCGAGGCTATCAAAGCCATGGACAAAATGTACCTCAACAACAACCCCAACGGTCACTCAGATAACGGCACTAAAGGAGACAAAGACGAGAAGCACAGAAAGTGA
- the tmem14ca gene encoding transmembrane protein 14C isoform X1, which translates to MESNMSVDWIGYGYAAVIASGGLVGYVKARSIPSLAAGLLFGGLAGFGAYQISKDPDNVWVSLATSGTLTGIMGKRFYGSRKLMPAGLIAGASLLMVGKLSLALLQKPQPS; encoded by the exons ATG GAATCGAACATGTCTGTGGATTGGATCGGATATGGCTACGCGGCTGTGATCGCATCAGGGGGACTGGTTGGTTATGTGAAAGCAC GTAGCATCCCCTCCCTCGCTGCAGGCCTTCTTTTCGGGGGACTCGCGGGCTTTGGCGCCTACCAGATCTCCAAGGACCCTGATAACGTTTGGGTGTCTCTGG CGACGTCGGGAACTCTGACTGGAATCATGGGAAAGCGCTTCTATGGATCAAGGAAGTTAATGCCTGCTGGATTGATAGCAGGAGCAAG TCTTTTGATGGTGGGAAAACTTAGCCTGGCGCTGCTCCAGAAACCTCAGCCATCTTAA
- the tmem14ca gene encoding transmembrane protein 14C isoform X2, with amino-acid sequence MSVDWIGYGYAAVIASGGLVGYVKARSIPSLAAGLLFGGLAGFGAYQISKDPDNVWVSLATSGTLTGIMGKRFYGSRKLMPAGLIAGASLLMVGKLSLALLQKPQPS; translated from the exons ATGTCTGTGGATTGGATCGGATATGGCTACGCGGCTGTGATCGCATCAGGGGGACTGGTTGGTTATGTGAAAGCAC GTAGCATCCCCTCCCTCGCTGCAGGCCTTCTTTTCGGGGGACTCGCGGGCTTTGGCGCCTACCAGATCTCCAAGGACCCTGATAACGTTTGGGTGTCTCTGG CGACGTCGGGAACTCTGACTGGAATCATGGGAAAGCGCTTCTATGGATCAAGGAAGTTAATGCCTGCTGGATTGATAGCAGGAGCAAG TCTTTTGATGGTGGGAAAACTTAGCCTGGCGCTGCTCCAGAAACCTCAGCCATCTTAA